In one Alosa alosa isolate M-15738 ecotype Scorff River chromosome 14, AALO_Geno_1.1, whole genome shotgun sequence genomic region, the following are encoded:
- the ankrd11 gene encoding ankyrin repeat domain-containing protein 11: MPKGGGSKTPQLEDFPLGTDMVEKQGGKKDKDKVSSNKTPKVDRSDGVKEMKDKAPKRKLPFTVGANGDQKDSDSEKQGPERKRVKKEPTSTRKPSLPFGMGKPGIRAGYPLSERQQVALLMQMTAEESVNSPDTTPKHQSQSSGGQKGTPNSASKTKDKVNKRNERGETRLHRAAIRGEARRIKELIKEGADVNVKDFAGWTALHEACNRGYYEVAKQLLAAGAEVNTKGGDDDTPLHDASNNGHFKVVKLLLRYGGDPCQSNRKGETPLKVANSPTMLNLLLGKGTYTSSEESSSESSEEEDAPSFAPSSSVDGNNTDSEFEKGLKLKGKSLDPPKSTTTTPIKDEYEFDEDDEVERVPPVDDKHLLKKDFRKDPVTKPNSFISIPKMEVKTYSKTNSLTPKKPARRIMSDSNSSDEDDRTLCFTPTPTQRQSTPATNAKSRDSAALSSKQQQKEKSKVKKKRKKETKSNASKEVRFGKFCTSDSEIGDLESEDDKGSLQSSNCLKDSNALSLKESSVFSSLSASSSSSSHGSLSSQKLTQSLAEQHPKQWRTDGWKTVSSPPWSDVSSLSDSVRERLSSESDYSSADSSVESVKQVKKKVPDSKKKNNAHASAIDKKSSDFYKTSNTDGAVSKTDKDGKVLKKHKVKHKHKNKEKEKAPSLVLNQDMNEKFVKSYSFDYDDSRQKSLIVESEATSESKVKLSKHDKDHFKKEDRLPKGKSEDKEWTGKEVQRGNKEEKSKKTKESTKEKASKEERDKAIKSEKDRGIKDKEKPKDDKQKAHKDDKKKKSKDKSCKPDKKIELKEEKHFKSEKEKSSKEEKEKSKKDKVLKEEPIYDEYDIKNNFLEDTKLSASDDPHDRWQSDLSSDSLYGDGEDSWDTPVKEYKEYKSNNAVKLTVETVKEESRDRKKENKVKDKKSDYGDKRSEKDTTTKKKDKDSSEKVSEKKKDWTDKQKLNSSYSEKEKKRKESTEVVKDRKEKDSVDGSRDRKDSYEFSKERKDSKAKVESLRDEYGGESFFKDKSESETTGKSELRERNHSGKEKKGDGVEKKEKSKGDKHKDKPKDRSQDQEKEKADRSSMEKVLKEKDTDRSSKEKKEGAKDKHKDSHNKDKDRKVSSDQSKDKKEKTVLEKHNDRDKEFLELKKEERKPEKKEKTWYKIEDIFTDESEDEEDNYNGGVAKLSDSLGLSDSHRKDSTPDVDELDLFQSEKHRKYSAEVKQHSTDKQKDKEHKEKKKDKTSFDPGKERKGSLEKHNKDKKDKESADTKHKDRKDRISVDSNQDKKNKQKLVDKREVSEEKGKSKYKDKQDHLKDRKASKGSGENEKSLLEKLEEEAMNDYKDDSNDKNSEISSDSFTDRGHEPVPSSLYDSSTISSLDITEERRDSLSITNPQDKFREKERHRHSSSSSSKKSHEKEKDKIKKEKGEKRDKPEEIREVYGRRESLPYEKEPMPLEADPYTFPYGAKTEGEDDFDKTLEFEKEMSKKADKDKASSIISIDKMKDKKKKEKHKEKVKEEKHKYSDAFGSFRHSKEDLKSGVKESPQVTNVKEKSKEDSPKYDPKSKERHRDILDKDNRVDFSKTKVKEENDKLTPTSKDSTRKDSRPREKLLVDGDLRLTSFGKMLSLKDQEVEERHKKHKERMKQMEKLRHRSGDPKLKDRSKPSEELKKNRNDLSSKKSSSLESALKEKKLKDVGLPAQMMSPDRKSQPLDSQNSKDWLAGHQMNENLPASPRPDQNRPTGVPTPTSVISCPSYEEVMQTPRTPSCSTEDYPEIVFEDPSVNACSPSFFDRYSNPSHNYQETTCLTPAKNLQLPLVSRSASCDVRRPLEEEFKAEADKFPRSQSASGASEYESSASYPPEDRLVCPSPPYFSPPIEMLSPRPDSSQHLPDGSTSNAVTDSEHPTDNIYSNFLPKPSTPVHRPDPQEPCLDIAAPPTPAPAALPPMDIDDLSEPPHSEPRLLPSDPVSGSDYLPAVTEDPEVEEEEEEEEEEEEEEEEEEEEEDHEEEDVDDDVEDVAEAEHSAEKAIESREDRPFSPEIESALKKSWPESPDRRDVEILTLTPPHQPVGITENPCDQALSWNPVVGLKSPQSSYAEVEAAVSKISSPFHHSDADLPHIPVHPSVTPPYSAYPTATYCLAHVAEPEYEAPKEEVHDLPSPKTPLPEPMESETNYMASSSTTHIESFFPDCKPSMEEDQLHPEPPCVTHESRQNSLGYPTEDTMAPAVSREPVVPWADPFSATVDELDDLGPFSLPDLPFQEKGIAEPGITDPVPVEHPHSGNLMKSERAMETREEEPELIEVDLPLLPKAPCSPVLAPPEAPQDSVFTPHESEYRPEIEPEPERMQEDDLKEAAHEEPATLTESVSDGAMLFPAALTENDQDYGQKEASTEMSLSATVSTLELKPEQRSVTPTLIVSASSSPHHSTLVTAAVTTSCTVQVTEVADSSSKLTVSVTATSEVSKKVEIAPRMTRTRAQMLAIQNKQQNTTVSPVSVTASSATSSVTTTATLTTQTTASSLPAEKEKDPISNSTPPSATPAAPPGTKTKGRPVEDEDSQVQHPRKRKFPKSGQQPVQVQLVNTAMQQTREMIQQTLAVIVNAIKLDDIEPYHSDRSNPYFEYLQIRKKIEEKRKILCYITPQAPQCYAEYVTYTGSYLLDGKPLSKLHIPVIAPPPSLTEPLKDLFRQQEAVRGKLRLQHSIEREKLIVSCEQEVLRVHCRAARTIANQAVPFSACTMLLDSEVYNMPSESQGDENKSVRDRFNARQFISWIQDVDDKYDRMKTCLLMRQQHEAAALNAVQRMEWQLKVQELDPAGHKSLCVNEVPSFYVPMVDVNDDFVLLPA, encoded by the exons ATGCCCAAGGGTGGGGGTTCTAAAACCCCCCAGCTGGAAGACTTCCCACTCGGCACCGACATGGTGGAGAAGCAGGGTGGGAAAAAG GATAAAGATAAAGTCTCGTCGAACAAGACTCCTAAAGTGGACCGCAGCGATGGGGTCAAGGAGATGAAGGACAAGGCTCCCAAGCGGAAGCTTCCCTTCACCGTTGGAGCCAATGGGGACCAGAAAGACTCAGACTCAG AAAAGCAAGGTCCGGAGCGGAAGCGTGTTAAAAAGGAGCCCACCAGCACCAGGAAGCCCAGCCTACCCTTTGGGATGGGCAAGCCGGGGATCCGGGCTGGGTACCCCCTCTCCGAGCGACAGCAGGTGGCCCTGCTCATGCAGATGACTGCCGAGGAGTCAGTCAACAGTCCAG ACACCACACCAAAGCACCAGtcgcagtccagcgggggccaGAAGGGAACGCCAAACTCTGCCTCAAAAACCAAAGACAAAGTAAACAAGAGGAACGAGCGGGGCGAGACGCGGCTGCACCGGGCCGCCATTCGTGGGGAGGCACGCCGCATCAAGGAGCTCATTAAAGAGGGAGCTGACGTGAATGTAAAAGACTTTGCAG GCTGGACTGCATTGCATGAAGCATGCAACAGGGGCTACTATGAAGTGGCCAAACAGCTGCTGGCAGCCGGTGCAGAGGTCAACACCAAGGGTGGGGACGACGACACCCCTCTGCATGATGCATCCAACAATGGGCACTTCAAG GTGGTGAAGTTGCTGTTGCGATATGGAGGTGACCCTTGTCAAAGCAACAGAAAAGGTGAAACGCCGTTGAAGGTGGCAAACTCCCCAACCATGCTCAATCTGTTGCTGGGAAAAGGCACTTACACCTCCAGCGAAGAGAGCTCTTCTG AATCCTCGGAGGAAGAGGACGCTCCTTCGTTTGCCCCATCCAGCTCTGTTGACGGCAATAACACAGACTCAGAGTTTGAGAAGGGCCTGAAGTTGAAAGGGAAGAGCCTTGATCCTCCCAAGtcaaccaccaccacacccatcAAGGATGAATACGAgtttgatgaggatgatgaggtGGAGCGCGTCCCGCCTGTCGACGACAAGCACCTACTCAAGAAGGACTTCCGCAAGGACCCTGTCACCAAGCCCAACAGCTTCATCTCAATACCCAAGATGGAGGTCAAAACCTATTCCAAAACCAACTCGCTAACACCAAAGAAGCCTGCGCGTCGCATCATGTCGGACAGCAACAGCTCAGACGAGGACGACCGCACTTTGTGTTTCACCCCCACACCGACGCAGCGGCAGTCAACGCCGGCCACCAATGCCAAAAGCCGGGACTCCGCTGCTCTCAGCTCCAAGCAACAGCAGAAGGAAAAGAGTAAAgtcaaaaagaagagaaagaaggagaccAAGAGCAACGCCAGCAAGGAGGTGCGGTTTGGCAAGTTCTGTACCTCAGATTCAGAGATAGGAGATTTGGAGAGTGAGGACGACAAGGGCTCATTGCAGAGCTCAAACTGTTTAAAGGACTCTAATGCCCTGAGCCTTAAAGAGTCGTCCGTTTTTAGCTcgctctctgcctcctcctcttcgtcctCACACGGGAGTTTAAGTTCGCAGAAGCTGACACAGTCTCTGGCTGAGCAGCATCCGAAGCAGTGGCGGACTGATGGCTGGAAGACGGTGTCCTCTCCACCATGGTCTGATGTCAGCTCACTCTCAGATTCAGTCAGAGAGAGGCTTTCCAGCGAGTCAGATTACTCCTCCGCAGACTCGAGTGTGGAGTCTGTGAAACAGGTGAAAAAGAAAGTCCCGGacagtaaaaagaaaaacaatgcaCATGCCAGTGCGATAGACAAGAAGAGCTCGGACTTTTATAAGACCTCCAACACAGATGGAGCGGTCTCAAAAACAGACAAAGATGGCAAAGTGTTGAAGAAGCAtaaagtgaaacacaaacataaaaacaaggagaaggagaaagccCCCAGTCTTGTGCTGAATCAAGACATGAACGAAAAGTTTGTCAAGAGTTATTCCTTTGACTATGATGATTCTCGGCAAAAGTCACTCATTGTTGAGTCAGAGGCTACGTCTGAAAGTAAGGTGAAGCTTTCTAAACATGATAAAGATCACTTTAAGAAAGAGGATAGGTTGCCTAAGGGTAAATCTGAAGACAAAGAATGGACTGGAAAGGAGGTACAAAGAGGCaataaagaagagaaatctaagAAGACAAAAGAGTCCACCAAGGAGAAAGCCAGCAAAGAGGAGCGGGACAAAGCGATCAAATCTGAGAAGGACAGGGGCATCAAGGATAAAGAAAAGCCCAAGGACGACAAGCAGAAAGCTCACAAAgatgacaaaaagaaaaagtCCAAGGACAAGTCCTGTAAACCTGACAAAAAGATTGAACTTAAAGAGgagaaacattttaaatcagagaaggagaaaagctccaaggaggagaaggagaagtcAAAGAAAGACAAGGTGCTGAAGGAGGAGCCGATCTACGATGAGTATGACatcaaaaataattttttagaGGACACAAAACTCAGCGCCTCAGACGATCCCCATGACCGATGGCAGTCGGACCTTTCCTCAGATTCGCTTTATGGGGATGGAGAAGACAGCTGGGACACTCCAGTCAAGGAATACAAAGAGTATAAGTCAAACAACGCTGTCAAACTGACTGTGGAGACGGTAAAAGAAGAGAGCCGAGACCGAAAGAAGGAGAACAAAGTTAAGGACAAAAAGTCAGATTACGGGGATAAACGCTCAGAGAAAGACACCACGACCAAGAAAAAAGATAAAGACTCTTCTGAAAAAGTCAGTGAAAAGAAAAAGGACTggacagataaacagaaactAAACTCCAGCTActcagaaaaagagaagaagcgGAAGGAGTCCACAGAGGTCGTCAAAGACAGGAAGGAAAAGGATTCAGTCGATGGCAGCAGAGACAGAAAAGACTCCTACGAATTTTCTAAAGAGAGAAAAGACTCTAAAGCTAAAGTGGAATCTTTGAGAGATGAGTATGGTGGAGAATCCTTCTTCAAAGACAAATCTGAGAGTGAAACCACTGGCAAATCTGAACTCAGGGAGAGAAACCACTCTGGCAAGGAGAAGAAAGGGGATGGAgtggagaagaaagaaaaatctAAAGGAGATAAACACAAGGACAAGCCAAAAGACAGAAGCCAAGaccaggagaaggagaaggccGATAGAAGCTCCATGGAAAAAGTCCTCAAGGAGAAAGACACTGACAGAAGCTCTAAGGAGAAGAAGGAAGGAGCaaaagacaaacacaaagacTCCCATAATAAAGACAAAGACCGCAAAGTGTCATCTGATCAGAGCAAAGACAAAAAGGAAAAGACTGTGCTGGAAAAACATAATGACCGGGACAAGGAGTTCCTGGAGCTAAAAAAGGAAGAACGTAAAcctgagaagaaagagaagacgTGGTACAAAATCGAAGACATCTTCACAGATGAGAGCGAAGATGAGGAGGATAACTATAATGGCGGCGTGGCAAAATTAAGTGACTCTCTTGGTCTGTCAGATTCCCACCGAAAAGACTCAACACCTGATGTGGATGAGTTAGACCTCTTCCAGTCAGAGAAACATAGGAAATATTCTGCAGAAGTGAAGCAGCActccacagacaaacagaaagacaaggagcataaagaaaagaagaaagataAGACCTCATTTGATCCcggaaaagaaaggaaaggcTCTTTGGAAAAACACAATAAGGATAAAAAGGACAAGGAGTCagcagacacaaaacacaaagatCGCAAAGACAGAATATCGGTGGACTCAAATCAGGACaagaaaaataagcaaaaacttGTGGACAAGAGAGAAGTCAGCGAAGAGAAGGGCAAGAGCAAATACAAAGACAAGCAAGACCACCTGAAAGACAGAAAAGCGTCCAAGGGGAGTGGTGAAAATGAGAAATCATTGCTGGAAAAGCTTGAGGAGGAGGCCATGAATGATTACAAGGATGACTCCAATGACAAGAACAGCGAGATCTCATCTGACAGTTTCACAGATAGAGGCCACGAGCCTGTGCCGAGCAGTTTGTATGACTCTTCCACCATTAGCTCTCTTGACATcacagaggaaagaagagacTCCCTGTCCATTACCAATCCTCAGGACAAATTcagggaaaaagagaggcaTCGacactcatcctcctcttcatccaaGAAGAGTCATGAAAAGGAGAAGGACAAAATCAAGAaggaaaaaggagagaagagagacaagcCTGAGGAAATCAGAGAAGTCTATGGTCGCAGGGAAAGCTTACCTTATGAGAAAGAACCTATGCCACTCGAAGCTGATCCTTATACCTTCCCGTATGGGgcgaagacagagggagaggatgatTTTGATAAAACTCTGGAATTTGAAAAGGAGATGTCCAAAAAGGCTGACAAGGACAAGGCAAGCAGTATCATCAGCATTGACAaaatgaaagacaaaaagaaaaaggagaaaCATAAAGAGAAGGTGAAGGAGGAAAAGCATAAATACTCTGATGCGTTTGGATCATTTAGGCACTCCAAGGAAGATTTGAAATCTGGAGTAAAGGAGAGTCCTCAAGTGACTAATGTAAAGGAAAAGTCTAAAGAAGACAGTCCAAAATACGATCCCAAAAGTAAAGAACGACACAGGGACATCTTGGACAAAGACAACAGAGTGGACTTTAGCAAGACAAAGGTCAAAGAAGAGAATGACAAACTCACTCCCACATCCAAAGACTCTACTCGAAAAGACAGCCGTCCGCGTGAGAAACTGCTCGTGGATGGAGATCTTAGGCTGACGAGCTTTGGTAAAATGCTCAGTTTAAAAGATCAAGAGGTGGAAGAACGGCATAAGAAACACAAAGAGCGGATGAAACAGATGGAAAAGTTGAGACATAGGTCAGGTGATCCTAAACTCAAGGACAGAAGCAAGCCAAGTGAAGAGCTGAAGAAGAATCGTAATGACCTGTCCTCTAAAAAATCAAGCTCTCTGGAATCTGCGTTGAAAGAGAAGAAACTCAAAGATGTTGGTCTTCCGGCTCAAATGATGTCACCTGATAGAAAGTCCCAGCCATTGGACAGTCAAAATTCAAAGGACTGGCTAGCTGGCCATCAGATGAACGAAAACCTTCCTGCCTCCCCCAGGCCTGATCAGAATAGACCAACAGGAGTTCCCACTCCCACGTCAGTGATCTCTTGCCCCAGTTATGAGGAAGTCATGCAGACTCCACGCACACCATCTTGCAGTACAGAGGATTACCCTGAAATTGTGTTTGAAGACCCCTCAGTGAATGCCTGTTCACCATCATTCTTTGACAGATATTCTAATCCATCTCACAACTACCAAGAGACCACTTGCCTCACACCAGCTAAAAATCTCCAGCTTCCTCTGGTCAGTCGGTCTGCGTCCTGTGATGTTAGAAGACCTCTGGAAGAGGAGTTCAAGGCAGAGGCTGACAAATTCCCTCGTTCGCAGAGTGCCTCTGGAGCTTCCGAATATGAGTCCTCTGCCTCCTATCCTCCTGAAGACAGACTTGTCTGTCCATCTCCTCCTTACTTCTCCCCTCCCATCGAAATGCTTTCACCGAGGCCCGACTCTTCCCAACACCTGCCAGATGGATCTACATCAAATGCGGTTACTGACAGTGAGCACCCCACAGACAACATTTATAGCAACTTCCTGCCAAAGCCTTCAACTCCAGTCCACAGACCCGATCCCCAAGAGCCATGCCTGGACATTGCTGCTCCACCAACCCCTGCCCCTGCCGCTCTGCCTCCCATGGACATCGATGATCTCTCAGAGCCTCCCCATAGTGAGCCCAGACTGTTGCCATCAGACCCCGTCAGTGGGAGCGATTACTTGCCCGCTGTCACTGAAGATCCAGAggttgaggaggaggaagaggaggaggaggaggaggaggaggaagaggaggaggaggaggaggaggaagaccacgaggaggaggatgtggaTGATGATGTGGAAGATGTTGCAGAGGCTGAGCATTCTGCAGAGAAAGCCATTGAGTCCAGAGAGGACAGACCGTTCTCTCCTGAAATTGAGAGTGCCCTGAAAAAGAGCTGGCCCGAGTCTCCAGACAGGAGGGATGTAGAGATACTCACTTTGACACCCCCACATCAGCCTGTCGGCATCACAGAGAACCCCTGTGACCAAGCCTTGAGCTGGAATCCAGTGGTAGGCTTGAAGTCACCCCAGTCATCTTATGCCGAAGTAGAAGCAGCAGTTTCAAAGATTAGCAGCCCATTCCACCACTCGGATGCTGATCTACCGCACATCCCTGTCCATCCATCAGTGACACCACCATATTCTGCTTATCCAACTGCAACTTACTGCTTAGCACACGTTGCCGAGCCTGAGTATGAAGCTCCTAAAGAGGAAGTGCATGACCTTCCATCACCCAAAACACCTTTACCAGAGCCTATGGAGTCTGAGACAAACTATATGGCATCATCCTCTACGACACATATTGAGTCTTTCTTCCCAGATTGCAAACCCAGCATGGAAGAGGATCAGCTTCACCCAGAGCCTCCGTGTGTGACGCATGAGAGTAGACAGAACTCTCTCGGCTACCCTACTGAGGATACTATGGCCCCTGCCGTTAGCCGCGAGCCTGTGGTGCCCTGGGCCGACCCATTCTCTGCTACAGTGGATGAGCTAGATGACTTAGGACCATTCTCTCTCCCAGATCTTCCATTCCAAGAGAAAGGTATAGCAGAGCCAGGAATAACGGACCCTGTGCCAGTGGAACATCCCCATTCTGGAAATCTGATGAAGTCAGAGAGAGCCATGGAAACCAGAGAGGAAGAGCCTGAACTTATAGAAGTGGACTTGCCTCTGCTGCCTAAAGCACCATGTTCCCCAGTTTTGGCACCACCAGAAGCTCCTCAGGATTCTGTGTTTACACCACATGAGAGCGAATACAGACCTGAGATAGAACCTGAGCCTGAGCGCATGCAGGAAGATGACCTGAAAGAGGCAGCCCATGAAGAACCTGCCACTTTGACTGAGTCTGTCAGTGATGGGGCAATGCTGTTTCCTGCAGCACTCACCGAAAATGACCAGGATTATGGACAAAAAGAAGCATCCACTGAAATGTCCCTCTCTGCCACAGTGTCTACTCTGGAGTTGAAGCCTGAGCAGAGAAGTGTCACGCCGACTTTGATTGTAAGCGCATCTAGTAGTCCTCACCACTCGACTTTGGTCACAGCTGCTGTTACCACCTCTTGTACAGTACAGGTGACCGAGGTTGCTGACTCTTCCTCTAAACTGACTGTGTCGGTGACTGCAACATCTGAGGTGTCTAAGAAGGTGGAGATTGCCCCGAGAATGACCCGCACCCGGGCCCAGATGCTTGCCATCCAGAACAAGCAGCAGAACACGACAGTCAGCCCTGTTAGCGTGACTGCGTCGTCTGCCACCTCATCGGTCACCACCACAGCCACGCTCACTACCCAGACCACAGCCTCCTCCTTGCccgcagagaaagagaaggatccCATCAGCAACTCAACCCCACCGAGCGCCACCCCAGCTGCTCCTCCTGGCACCAAAACCAAGGGGCGGCCAGTGGAGGACGAGGACTCCCAGGTGCAGCACCCACGCAAGAGGAAGTTCCCGAAATCAGGCCAGCAGCCTGTGCAGGTCCAGCTGGTGAACACGGCCATGCAGCAGACGCGAGAGATGATCCAGCAGACGTTGGCGGTCATCGTGAACGCCATCAAGCTGGATGACATCGAGCCCTACCACAGCGACCGCTCCAACCCGTACTTCGAGTACCTGCAGATCCGCAAGAAGATCGAGGAGAAGCGAAAGATCCTGTGCTACATCACACCCCAGGCCCCTCAGTGCTATGCCGAGTACGTGACTTACACCGGCTCCTACCTGCTGGATGGCAAGCCTCTGAGCAAACTTCACATCCCTGTG ATCGCTCCGCCCCCATCTCTGACAGAGCCCCTCAAGGATCTCTTTAGACAGCAGGAGGCTGTGAGAGGGAAGCTGAGACTGCAGCACAGCATTGAGCGG GAGAAGCTGATTGTCTCCTGTGAACAGGAAGTCCTGAGAGTTCACTGCAGAGCAGCCAGAACGATAGCCAATCAGGCTGTTCCGTTCAGTGCTTGCACCATGCTGCTGGACTCTGAGGTGTACAACATGCCATCTGAAAGCCAG GGGGATGAAAACAAGTCGGTGAGAGATCGCTTCAACGCTCGCCAGTTCATTTCCTGGATTCAAGATGTAGACGACAAGTATGATCGCATGAAG aCGTGTCTGCTGATGCGCCAACAGCACGAGGCCGCCGCTCTCAATGCCGTGCAGCGGATGGAGTGGCAACTCAAGGTGCAGGAGCTGGACCCTGCCGGGCACAAGTCCCTGTGCGTCAACGAGGTCCCTTCCTTCTACGTGCCAATGGTGGACGTCAACGACGACTTTGTGCTGCTGCCGGCATGA